A genomic segment from Oncorhynchus keta strain PuntledgeMale-10-30-2019 chromosome 9, Oket_V2, whole genome shotgun sequence encodes:
- the LOC118373437 gene encoding LOW QUALITY PROTEIN: E3 ubiquitin-protein ligase TRIM23-like (The sequence of the model RefSeq protein was modified relative to this genomic sequence to represent the inferred CDS: inserted 2 bases in 1 codon), with amino-acid sequence MAVAMGVNKXGTAATMDVCVRHGRGATGNTVKVLECGVCEDVFSLQGDKVPRLLLCGHTVCHDCLTRLPLHGRAVRCPFDRQVTELGDSGVWGLKKNFALLELLERLQNGASNQLGVAEESLKGMGESVIRCDEDESHTASMYCTVCATHLCANCSQLTHSTRTLAKHRRVPLADKPHEKTLCPQHQVHAIEFVCQEEICQPGPLMCCVCKEYGKHQGHKHVVLEAEANQIRASILDMAHCIRTFTEEVSEYSRKLVGIVQQIEGGEQTVDDGIGMAHTEHVPGTAESARSCVRAYFADLHETLCRQEEMALSVVDAHVRERLIWLRQQQEDMAILLSQVSTACLHCERTLQQDDCRVVLAKQEINRLLETLQKQQQQFTELADHIQLDAGIPVTFTKDNRVHIGPKMEIRVVTLGLDSAGKTTILFKLKQDEFMQPIPTIGFNVETVEYKNLKFTIWDVGGKHKLRPLWKHYYLNTQAVVFVIDSCHRDRLMEAHSELAKLLTEKELRDALLLIFANKQDVPGAESVEEMTELLSLHKLCCGRSWHIQGCDARSGTGLYEGLDWLSRQLVAAGVLDVA; translated from the exons ATGGCGGTTGCTATGGGTGTGAACAA CGGGACAGCAGCAACGATGGACGTCTGTGTTCGGCACGGTAGAGGGGCCACAGGCAACACGGTGAAG GTGttggagtgtggtgtgtgtgaggatgTCTTCTCTCTCCAAGGGGACAAGGTCCCCCGGCTGCTGCTCTGCGGTCACACGGTCTGCCATGACTGTCTGACCCGGCTGCCCCTGCATGGTAGAGCCGTCCGCTGCCCCTTTGACAGACAGGTCACTGAACTGG gtgaCTCTGGTGTGTGGGGTTTGAAGAAGAACTTTGCTCTGCTGGAACTTCTGGAGAGGCTGCAGAATGGAGCGTCCAACCAGTTGGGCGTGGCCGAGGAGTCCCTCAAAGGCATGGGAGAG AGTGTAATCCGCTGTGACGAGGACGAGAGCCACACGGCATCTATGTACTGCACGGTGTGTGCCACCCACTTGTGTGCCAATTGCTCCCAGCTCACCCACTCCACCCGCACCCTGGCCAAGCACCGGCGGGTACCCCTGGCAGACAAGCCCCACGAGAAGACTCTGTGCCCGCAGCATCAGGTCCACGCTATCGAGTTTGTCTGTCAGGAGGAGATCTGCCAGCCTGGGCCGCTCATGTGCTGTGTGTGCAAAGAGTACGGCAAGCACCAGGGACACAAG CATGTGGTTCTGGAGGCAGAAGCCAATCAGATCCGTGCATCCATCCTGGACATGGCCCACTGTATCCGGACGTTCACAGAGGAGGTGTCGGAGTATTCCAGGAAGCTGGTTGGGATCGTACAGCAGATTGAGGGAGGGGAACAGACCGTGGATGACGGCATCGGCATGGCACACACTGAACAT GTCCCAGGCACGGCAGAGAGCGCCCGGTCCTGCGTAAGGGCCTACTTCGCCGACCTCCACGAGACACTGTGCAGACAGGAGGAGATGGCGCTCAGCGTAGTGGACGCCCACGTCAGAGAGAGACTCATCTGGCTCCGGCAGCAGCAGGAGGACATGGCCATCCTGCTTTCCCAGGTCTCCACTGCCTGCCTGCACTGTGAGAGAACTCTGCAGCAG GATGACTGCAGGGTGGTTCTGGCCAAGCAGGAGATCAACAGACTTTTGGAGACTCTGCAGAAACAGCAGCAGCAGTTCACTGAGCTGGCTGACCACATCCAGCTAGACGCTGGTATCCCCGTCACCTTCACCAAG GACAACCGGGTCCACATTGGTCCAAAGATGGAGATCCGGGTGGTGACCCTGGGACTGGATAGTGCCGGGAAAACCACCATCCTCTTCAAGCTGAAACAGGACGAGTTTATGCAGCCCATCCCTACCATAG GTTTTAATGTGGAGACAGTGGAGTATAAGAATCTCAAGTTCACCATCTGGGATGTTGGTGGGAAACATAAGCTACGACCTCTCTGGAAGCACTATTACCTGAACACACAAG CGGTGGTGTTTGTGATTGACAGCTGTCACAGAGACAGGCTGATGGAGGCCCACAGTGAGCTGGCGAAACTGCTGACCGAGAAAGAGCTGAGAGACGCCCTGCTGCTCATCTTCGCCAACAAACAG GATGTCCCCGGGGCTGAGTCAGTGGAGGAGATGACGGAGCTTCTGAGCCTTCACAAGCTGTGCTGTGGGAGGAGCTGGCACATCCAAGGCTGTGACGCCCGCAGCGGCACAGGGCTCTACGAGGGCCTGGACTGGCTGTCCCGACAGCTGGTGGCTGCAGGCGTACTGGACGTGGCCTAA